Below is a window of Sporosarcina ureae DNA.
ATTGAAAATCAGCATAATGGCCGGAATTTGCATGATGCACTGACACCTGAGAAAAGTCGTGATATGATTATAGCCCACGCGGAAGACGGCGCAAAAATGTTGGAAACGCATCGTATGCCGAAAGAGCTTGTCGCCATCGCGAGACAGCATCACGGGACGAGTAGTGTCAGATTCTTTTATATGAAAGCGAAAGAATCGAATCCCGATGTAAATGAAAATGACTTCCGCTATCCAGGTCCGAAACCACAAACGAAAGAAAACGCGGTCATAATGATTGCCGACAGTGTAGAAGCAGCGGTGCGATCCATGAAAGAACCGACACCTGAGAAAATTTCCGCACTGGTTAAAGGAATTGTGCGAGGAAAAGTAGAGGACGATCAGTTTGATGAATGTGATCTGTCATTAAAAGAAATTAAACAAGTTAAAATTTCAATTAATGAAACATTGAATGGAATATTCCATAATCGTATTGAATATCCCCAATAACAAAGGAGCAAAGCAACTATGATAGATTTTTATTTCGAAGATGAAACGGAAAGCGTGGACCCGAATTCAGAGACATTGATCAAGGACCTGTTGACTCATGCATCCATAATGGAAAAAATGGAAGGTTTATATGAGTTGTCCATTACATTTATGGATGATGAATCTATTCAGGCAGTGAATGCCGAGTACAGAGGAAAAGATCGCCCAACTGATGTTATTTCATTTGCGCTTGAAGAATTGTCTGAAGGGGAAGTGGCGATTATTCACGAAAGCGACATGCCAGTTGTGCTCGGGGATATCATTATTTCCATCGATACTGCAAAGCGCCAAGCAGCGGAATATAATCATACGTTCGAGCGTGAACTTGGGTTTCTTGCATTACATGGATTCTTGCATTTGCTCGGATATGATCATCTAGATGAAAAACAAGAACGTGAAATGTTCAGCAGACAGACGGAGATTTTGACTGCATTCGGGCTGGAGCGTCAGTGAGTGTATGAAAAGATTCTTGAAATCATTCATCTATGCATGGGAAGGTATTTTGGATGGCTTTGCGCATGGACGTAATATGAAATTTCATGGTTTATCAGCAATGATTGTAGTAATTGCCGGCTTGTTTACTGGTCTTTCACAAATAGAATGGATGATCATTTTCATCGTCATTGCAGGTATGATGGCGCTCGAATTAATGAATACAGCAGTGGAATACGTTGTAGATCTTGTGACAACGGAGTTCCACCCGCTAGCTAAAAAAGCTAAAGATATCGCAGCGGGATCGGTTCTTGTGTACGCTATAGCAAGTGCGATCGTCGGCTGTATAATTTTCTTTCCAAAATGGTTTGGATGATAAGATTGAATGAAAAGGAGAGAACTAAATGCGTGTAGAACAATTAGTGAACGAAGCAAAACAGGCCATGAATACGGCATATGTTCCGTATTCAAAATTTCCAGTAGGTGCTGCATTAGAAACTGAAGACGGCATCATTTATCATGGATGTAATATCGAAAATTCGTCGTACGGATTAACTAACTGTGCAGAGCGAACGGCTATCTTTAAAGCTGTATCTGAAGGTGTCA
It encodes the following:
- a CDS encoding diacylglycerol kinase family protein → MKRFLKSFIYAWEGILDGFAHGRNMKFHGLSAMIVVIAGLFTGLSQIEWMIIFIVIAGMMALELMNTAVEYVVDLVTTEFHPLAKKAKDIAAGSVLVYAIASAIVGCIIFFPKWFG
- the ybeY gene encoding rRNA maturation RNase YbeY — translated: MIDFYFEDETESVDPNSETLIKDLLTHASIMEKMEGLYELSITFMDDESIQAVNAEYRGKDRPTDVISFALEELSEGEVAIIHESDMPVVLGDIIISIDTAKRQAAEYNHTFERELGFLALHGFLHLLGYDHLDEKQEREMFSRQTEILTAFGLERQ